In Kryptolebias marmoratus isolate JLee-2015 linkage group LG4, ASM164957v2, whole genome shotgun sequence, the following proteins share a genomic window:
- the taf4a gene encoding transcription initiation factor TFIID subunit 4, producing MDASKASTDSKTGRDPAKALVGDGVTFLPNHPGKVGSYSVQTFNGNQTMNSHSPGSAAPAAGTTATSGGGGGGGVISAPAVSGCTVLSKVPPASSNSVIQTPLMNPESVAAGQPASHASPGLTVTLVRPPMQTAGSGATLNGSNVAIPAAAARTQPGGSAAVSAGPHVIKAEPPATIMQSAPQPTPGTISAQRPPVMASASAGGATAQMLTPRLPQPSPGQPSVHNIQLHPASGMVLVRSESGHLLMFAPQTLAQMQTQAQGGMAPRTATPTNVSTGQAPGNAIISRQVSPSTIIRQGCPAPAPLTVTTTLHRPPLLAGSVGATVPGMTPRTLSQTAGTTVTSVTVSKETMENVKKCKNFLSTLIKLASSGNQSTETAASVRELVKELLEAKLEAEEFTSRLYKELNSSPQPYLVPFLKRSLPALRQLTPDAGAFIQQSQLPQPASGPAAAPGPVPSASPTSTAVVVGSPAPRLTAPVCRPQLQPAISNPGQTTSLVLQPQQQRAILRPQVTLPTTPMMALRNQAPGRIVLGHPQVQLKELQPVPLRPEAPLVSKQVSAAALTQAQKNKLNQAGSTFKDDDDINDVASMAGVNLSEESANILATNSGLVGSVTHSCKDEAFLSCAVLQRRMLEIGRKHGVTELGTDVANYISHAAQHRLRDLLEKVSQVAQQKNGNFKEDDSCKQISDVRAQLKFFEQLDQLEKQRKEEQEREILLKAAKSRARQEDPEQLRLKQKAKEMQQQELAQMRQREANLTALAAIGPRKKRKNLDSPSSSASAEGSGPGSSLTGGAGSSGSRPSRQCITRVNLRDLLFCLENERFTSRSHFLYKGFLK from the exons ATGGACGCATCGAAAGCCAGCACCGACTCCAAAACGGGACGCGACCCGGCCAAAGCACTTGTCGGTGACGGTGTAACTTTTCTCCCTAATCACCCGGGGAAAGTAGGCTCATACTCGGTGCAGACTTTTAATGGGAACCAAACTATGAACTCTCACAGTCCAGGAAGCGCTGCTCCTGCCGCGGGGACGACGGCGacgagcggcggcggcggcggcggcggcgtgaTCTCAGCCCCGGCTGTCAGCGGCTGCACGGTGCTGTCAAAAGTGCCGCCCGCCTCGTCGAACAGCGTCATCCAGACGCCGCTCATGAACCCGGAGAGCGTCGCCGCGGGTCAGCCCGCGAGCCACGCGTCACCAGGACTCACCGTGACCCTCGTCAGGCCGCCTATGCAAACAGCCGGGTCGGGGGCGACTTTGAACGGGAGCAACGTCGCGATCCCCGCCGCGGCAGCTCGCACTCAGCCCGGCGGCTCTGCGGCTGTCAGCGCGGGTCCGCACGTCATCAAGGCAGAGCCACCCGCCACCATCATGCAATCAGCGCCGCAGCCCACCCCTGGCACCATCAGCGCCCAGCGACCCCCCGTGATGGCGTCTGCGAGCGCCGGAGGGGCGACGGCCCAGATGCTGACCCCAAGACTCCCCCAGCCGTCCCCGGGACAGCCCAGTGTGCACAACATTCAGCTCCACCCGG CTTCAGGGATGGTGCTCGTGCGCAGCGAGTCTGGACACCTGTTGATGTTTGCTCCGCAGACTCTTGCCCAAATGCAAACGCAGGCACAGGGAGGCATGGCGCCTCGGACGGCCACACCTACGAATGTCTCCACGGGACAG gCTCCTGGAAACGCAATCATCAGCAGACAGGTGTCTCCAAGCACCATCATCCGACAAGGCTGTCCGGCTCCAGCGCCACTCACTGTGACCACCACTCTCCACAGACCTCCTCTCCTGGCG GGCTCAGTTGGGGCCACGGTGCCAGGAATGACCCCTCGGACGCTCAGCCAGACAGCTGGGACCACAGTTACTTCAGTAACAGTGAGCAAA GAGACGATGGAGAATGTGAAGAAATGTAAGAACTTCTTGTCTACACTGATCAAGCTGGCATCCAGTGGGAATCAGTCCACAGAGACAGCAGCCAGTGTGAGAGAGCTGGTCAAAGAACTGCTG GAGGCCAAGCTGGAAGCTGAAGAATTCACCAGCAGATTGTACAAAGAGCTCAACTCCTCACCCCAGCCATATCTTGTGCCTTTTTTAAAg AGAAGCCTCCCCGCTTTGAGGCAGCTCACGCCAGACGCAGGGGCTTTCATTCAGCAGAGTCAGCTTCCTCAGCCAGCCTCAGGTCCAGCTGCGGCTCCAGGTCCAGTTCCCTCTGCCTCACCCACCTCCACCGCAGTGGTTGTGGGCAGCCCAGCCCCTCGCCTCACCGCTCCCGTCTGTAGGCCCCAGCTCCAGCCAGCTATCAGCAACCCGGGACAGACGACGTCACTG GTTCTCCAGCCTCAGCAGCAAAGAGCAATTTTGAGACCTCAGGTAACGTTACCAACGACCCCCATGATGGCTCTGAGGAATCAGGCTCCCGGCCGCATCGTGTTGGGACACCCCCAGGTACAGCTGAAAGAGCTGCAGCCAG TTCCCTTGAGGCCGGAGGCGCCACTCGTTTCCAAACAAGTCTCCGCTGCAGCTTTGACCCAGGCTCAAAAGAACAAGCTGAATCAGGCGGGCAGCACTTTCAA AGATGACGATGACATCAACGACGTGGCCTCCATGGCCGGAGTTAACCTGTCAGAGGAAAGTGCTAATATCCTCGCCACCAACTCTGGACTTGTTGGCTCCGTGACACATTCCTGTAAGGACGAGGCGTTCCTCTCCTGCGCCGTGCTGCAGAGGAGAATGCTGGAGATAG GTCGGAAGCACGGAGTAACGGAGCTGGGCACGGATGTGGCGAACTACATCTCCCACGCTGCGCAGCACCGACTCCGCGACCTGCTCGAAAAAGTCTCCCAAGTAGCTCAGCAGAAAAATGGCAACTTCaag GAGGACGACAGCTGCAAGCAGATCAGTGACGTTCGTGCTCAGCTGAAGTTCTTCGAGCAGCTGGACCAGTTAGAGAAGCAGCGAAAAGAGGAGCAGGAGCGGGAAATCCTCCTGAAGGCAGCTAAG TCTCGAGCTCGGCAAGAGGATCCCGAGCAGCTGCGCCTGAAGCAAAAGGCTAAAGAG atgcagcagcaggagTTGGCTCAGATGAGACAAAGGGAGGCCAACCTGacagctttggcagccatcggccccaggaagaagaggaagaaccTGGACTCTCCATCTTCATCTGCTTCAGCTGAG ggaTCAGGACCAGGTTCCTCCCTGACTGGTGGGGCTGGTTCATCGGGGTCCAGGCCCAGCCGGCAGTGCATCACGCGCGTCAATCTCAGGGACCTGCTTTTCTGCTTGGAGAACGAGAGATTCACCAGTCGCTCCCATTTCCTCTACAAGGGCTTTCTCAAATAG
- the LOC108247237 gene encoding protein LSM14 homolog B has protein sequence MSAGGGTPYIGSKISLISKAQIRYEGILSSVDTERSTVSLAKVKSYGTEDRHTDRPVPPKDEIYEYIIFRGSDIKDITVSEPPKPHHGLPRDPAIVQSSMGSSVPYHPRWSPYRDMMPTFNQLAASSLLSQQYNAALGLMPGLHGPARRAPMVEQAVQTVPLVTAAQKKGRPLTQPQSRQPTLPSQRTAPAASLVEKENVPTSRAESQTAVAKNQGRRADNQQTRQKQGNRRSRTRSRGQLLAKTSKATTLEFDSDFDFETANAQFKDDLTKEIGGEKVNSGDVQVDHDVQEEEPLIEKYYDKAKCFFDNVSSDIKPRRTTWAEEKKLNIETFGVPGRFLRGGGFRGRGRRTPEQRALTKISSGRM, from the exons ATGAGTGCTGGAGGGGGAACCCCGTATATTGGCAGTAAAATCAGTCTGATATCCAAGGCTCAGATTCGGTATGAAGGCATACTGTCTTCTGTGGACACGGAGAGGTCCACTGTTTCTTTAGCTAAAG TGAAATCCTATGGTACAGAGGACCGGCACACTGACCGACCAGTGCCACCCAAGGATGAAATCTATGAATATATAATTTTCAGAGGAAGTGACATTAAAGACATCACTGTATCTGAACCTCCCAAACCCCACCACGGGCTGCCTCGTGACCCTGCGATTGTTCAG TCATCCATGGGCTCCTCTGTGCCATACCACCCACGCTGGAGTCCCTACAGAGACATGATGCCCACATTCAACCAACTTGCTGCCAGTTCTCTACTCAGCCAGCAGTACAACGCAGCCCTGGGCCTAA TGCCAGGACTTCATGGTCCAGCCAGAAGGGCTCCCATGGTGGAGCAGGCTGTCCAAACCGTGCCTTTGGTCACAGCTGCACAGAAGAAAGGAAGGCCTTTGACCCAGCCACAGAGCAGGCAGCCTACTCTCCCGTCACAGCGCActgctccagctgcttctctggTTGAGAAGGAGAACGTACCCACAA GTCGTGCAGAATCACAGACAGCTGTTGCAAAGAATCAAGGCAGACGTGCTGATAACcagcaaacaagacaaaaacaag GAAACCgcaggtccagaaccagaagcagAGGCCAACTCCTCGCAAAAACCTCCAAGGCAACAACTTTGGAGTTTGACTCAGATTTTGATTTTGAAACGGCAAATGCGCAGTTTAAAGATGATCTGACAAAGGAGATTGGAG GTGAGAAGGTGAACTCTGGGGATGTCCAAGTCGACCACGATGTGCAAGAGGAGGAGCCGCTCATAGAAAAGTACTACGACAAAGCTAAATGCTTCTTTGACAACGTCTCTTCAGATATTAAGCCCAG GAGAACCACATGGGCAGAGgagaaaaagttaaacattGAAACATTCGGAGTGCCTGGTCGCTTCCTGAGAGGTGGAGGATTTCGAGGCCGTGGACGCAGAACCCCAGAACAGAGAGCACTTACAAAGATTAGTAGTGGAagaatgtga